One part of the Vibrio hyugaensis genome encodes these proteins:
- a CDS encoding choline ABC transporter substrate-binding protein, translating to MSTMTKIFSSIALSAVATGAYANQCETVRFADVGWTDITATTAVTSELLKGLGYKTKIDLLSVPVTYSSMANGDIDVFLGNWMPTMEGDIAKYREASTVETVRANLEGAKYTLAVPKYVYDAGVKSFADLAKHADKFKDRIYGIEPGNDGNRLIQDMIDSDAFGLKDFSLVESSEAGMVSQVSRAVRRNQWIVYLGWAPHPMNSNVEMEYLSGGDDFFGPNYGGANVYTNVRQDYLSECQNVGQLLKNLEFSLEMENQLMEAVLNQKQKPAKAAQEWLNANPQQFEAWLEGVKTLDGKDAKQAITSYLKTNA from the coding sequence ATGTCTACGATGACAAAAATCTTTTCATCTATCGCGCTGAGTGCAGTGGCGACAGGTGCTTACGCTAACCAATGTGAAACTGTTCGATTTGCCGATGTAGGCTGGACAGACATTACTGCAACCACAGCTGTTACCTCTGAACTGCTAAAAGGCTTGGGCTACAAAACCAAGATCGATCTGCTGTCTGTACCTGTGACGTACTCTTCAATGGCAAACGGCGACATTGACGTATTCCTAGGCAACTGGATGCCAACCATGGAAGGCGATATTGCCAAATACCGTGAAGCTAGCACAGTGGAAACCGTTCGCGCAAACCTAGAGGGCGCGAAATACACACTAGCAGTGCCAAAGTATGTGTACGACGCGGGCGTGAAAAGCTTTGCTGACTTGGCAAAACATGCTGACAAGTTTAAAGACCGCATCTACGGCATTGAGCCGGGTAACGATGGCAACCGCCTGATTCAAGATATGATCGACAGTGATGCATTCGGTTTGAAAGACTTCAGCCTAGTGGAATCAAGTGAAGCAGGCATGGTGTCTCAGGTGTCTCGCGCAGTGCGCCGTAACCAGTGGATCGTTTACCTAGGTTGGGCTCCGCACCCAATGAACAGCAATGTTGAGATGGAATACCTATCTGGCGGCGACGACTTCTTTGGTCCTAACTATGGTGGTGCGAATGTCTACACCAACGTGCGCCAAGATTACCTATCTGAGTGTCAAAACGTAGGTCAACTGCTTAAGAATCTAGAGTTCAGCCTAGAGATGGAAAACCAGTTGATGGAAGCGGTTCTGAACCAAAAACAGAAGCCAGCGAAAGCAGCACAAGAATGGTTGAATGCCAACCCACAACAATTTGAAGCATGGCTAGAAGGCGTGAAGACGCTGGATGGT